The segment TCCGCATGGGCAGATCCCGTGGCCGCCATGACGAGCAGGCGGGCCATGTGGGCCTCGGGGACGGGGGCCGTCGCCCAGCAGATGCGGACGCAGTAGAACACCCACTTCGTGCCCGCCGGGTGGACTTCCTCGAGGAGCGATGCGAGCCAGAGGGGCGGCTCGTCCAGGGGAATCTTGTAGACCCCCTCCCACGGCTCGTTCTCAATGACGGGCGCGCTGACGCCCTGCTCGGCGAGGATGCGTTCCAGGGAGTATCGCGTCCCCTTGTGGCGGTAGAACTCGATGCGGAACTTGATCAGCCGCCGCTGAAGCTCGGGGTCGCGGGTGTAGACGTAGGGGTAGCCGACGAGGGCGCCGAGGAACGGCAGGAACTCCGCCGGCACACGGTCGAGGTCCCAGAGGACGGGGAAGTCGTCGATCTTGGCCTTGAGCCAGTCGAGCGTGGGCGCGAAGACGCGGAGGAAGTCCCGCAGGTCGCCGTTGTCCTCGAAGCGATACACTTGCGGCAGGAGAGCGGGCAATCTGTCCTCGAAGTAGCCCATCGTCACTCCGTCACGTAGAGCGCGGTAATGTTGGTGGTGCCTTCGACCGCAAGCTCGCCCGCGGCGATGGAGATGTCCCTGGTGGGCCGGCGCATCACCACGTGGCTCACCCCTTCGACACCGTCGATCAGGGCGACGAGGTCGGAGAAGTAGATGTCCTGCCCGAACCGCACGTTGTCGAAGGCGAGGGTGTCGCGGACCTTCCCCAGCACGACGTCGAGGACCTCGAAGCGGTCGTAGTTGCGAAGGACGTAGATGTCCGCGTCGATGTTCATGGGAACGTAGACGGGGTCTTTCACGTGGACGGTGACAGTCAGGAGCTTCCGCTCGTTGAGGAAGGCGAGCACCTGGTTCTTCAGCAACTGCGAGGGCAGGCCGCCGCCGTCGGGTGCGATGACGACGCAGACGTGGTAGTAGCCCATGTTCAGGCAGTTGTTCACGTCGAGCACCTGGGCTTTCGCCACGCCGGGATAGCCCTCGGCGAGGGCGATGTAGTCGGCCTTCGTGACCGCCCGCCACAGCGACGCCAGTTCTGCCGGCGCCTGCCTGCGGGCGTGGTCGAGTTGCTCTCGTGAGTTGCCGTTCGAGGCGACCTGGATATTGGTCACTGTGAGCTTGGCCTGCTCGCCCTGGAAGTAGACGGGGTCGAGGAGCGCGTTGACCAGGCGCTTGCCGATGTTGCCTCCAGCGCCGAGGGTCTTGAGGTACTTGGCGGCGACCGCCT is part of the Planctomycetota bacterium genome and harbors:
- a CDS encoding phage tail protein, whose amino-acid sequence is MGYFEDRLPALLPQVYRFEDNGDLRDFLRVFAPTLDWLKAKIDDFPVLWDLDRVPAEFLPFLGALVGYPYVYTRDPELQRRLIKFRIEFYRHKGTRYSLERILAEQGVSAPVIENEPWEGVYKIPLDEPPLWLASLLEEVHPAGTKWVFYCVRICWATAPVPEAHMARLLVMAATGSAHADGGCAMKVTIATAVTSAPQGFCLMAAITT
- a CDS encoding baseplate J/gp47 family protein, whose protein sequence is MAKVRVNYTNKDYEAVRQELVQRIPTITDRWTDFNESDLGMVLLELFCGLGDMLLFYLDNQANEAYLPTARQRQNVIHLTNLVNYRLDLLVAATTTLYFRLAAALPGPLTIPKHTRCRATTDQGNVDFATAEDLAIAAGALDGMVGAVQGVPSEEGFTTDGTQGQVFHLAAKDIAQGSIEVWVGGVKWTEVRTFYESTPADAHYILATDALDQTSVTLGDGQYGLLPPGGQAVAAKYLKTLGAGGNIGKRLVNALLDPVYFQGEQAKLTVTNIQVASNGNSREQLDHARRQAPAELASLWRAVTKADYIALAEGYPGVAKAQVLDVNNCLNMGYYHVCVVIAPDGGGLPSQLLKNQVLAFLNERKLLTVTVHVKDPVYVPMNIDADIYVLRNYDRFEVLDVVLGKVRDTLAFDNVRFGQDIYFSDLVALIDGVEGVSHVVMRRPTRDISIAAGELAVEGTTNITALYVTE